GCTCGCGGAAGCTCTCCACCAGGTAGTCGATCTCGTCCTCCGCCAGCGCCAGGCCGAGCGCCCGGTTGGCCGCCACCAGCGCCTCGCGCCCACCCTCGAGCACATCCACGCAGGTGAGCGGGGCGGGTTCGGTGTGGCGGAACAGCACCTCGGCCTCGTCCAGGGACTCGAGCACCACTTCGGTCATGCGGTCGTGGATCAGCGCATGCACGCGCGCGGCCGCGCCGCTCTCCAGGGTGCCGGCCAGGTCCAGGTAGTAGGCGATGCCGCGCTCGATGCGGCGGATGTCCTTCAGGCCGCAGTTGCGGGCGATGTCGGTGGCCTTGGTGGACCAGGGAGAGAGGGTTCCCGGCCGGGGCACCACCAGGAACAGCCGGCCTTCCGGCTCGCCGGCCTCGGCGCGCGGTCCGTAGGTGAGCAGGCGGTCGAGCACCTCGCGCTCCGCCCCCGCCAGTGTCCGGTCGCAGTCGGCGAAGTGGATGTAGCGGGTCGTGACGGCACGGACCGCGGGGACCTGTTCACGCAAGGCGTCCAACAACCTCTCCAGGCGGAAGGGAGAGAGCGCGGGACTTCCGGGGAGCAGCAGCATGGGATTCTCTGGGACCTGACGATGATGGCAACGGGAAGGGTGAAATGATACCGCCCTTGAAGCTGACAAAGCCACATTACGGGTCGGGGAGCGCAACCGCCGGGCCGGGCCGGACAGCCATCACCGCGACGGGCCGGGGGGCACGCCGCCCCGCATCCCGCCCGGTTGCCCGGTCCTCACCTGCGGGCACGGAAAAAGGCCCGCAGCTGTTCGCCACAGTCCATGGCCAGCACCCCCCCGGCGACCTCCACCCGGTGGTTGAGCGCCGGGGATTCCAGCACCTCGAAGACCGTGCCCGCGGCCCCGGCGCGGGGATCGGCGGCACCGAACACCAGGCGCCGGATGCGGGCGTGGACCATCGCACCGGCGCACATGAGACAGGGCTCCAGGGTCACGTAGAGCGCGGCGCCGGTGAGGCGATAGTTGCCCACCCGGGCAGCGGCGTCACGCAGCGCCACGATCTCGGCGTGGGCGGTGGGATCATGGCTGCGGATCGGGCGGTTCCAGCCCTCGCCGATCACCTCGCCGTCGAGCACCACCAGCGCCCCCACGGGCACCTCGCCCGCGGCCTCCGCCTCCCGCGCCAGCGCCAGCGCCCGGCGCATCCAGTGCTCGTCGTCGTACCCGGTCACTTGTGCATGATTAGACAGGATTGACAGGATTTTTCAGGATTTACAGGACTAAAGACGGTTATCCGCAGATTACGCAGATTACACAGATAGTTCCGGTAGCAATAGAGAGCCATGGGGCAAGGACACAGGCAGCGCCAGTCCCGGGCGCCTGCAGACTGGCGAATGGGTTCACGCCAGCACGCCGAGGTTTACCTGCCGACTCTTCGAAGTTTAATCTGCGTAATCTGCGTAATCTGCGGTTAAAAAGCCTTTCGCCTGTTGTCCCCCACCCGGGCTCCGGGCCTCACTCCCACTCGATGGTGCCCGGGGGCTTGCCGGTGACGTCGTAGACCACGCGCGAGATGCGCGGGACCTCGTTGACGATGCGCCGCGAGACGTGGTCGAGGAATTCGTAGGGGAGATGGGCCCAGCGGGCGGTCATGAAGTCGATGGTCTCCACTGCGCGCATGGCGACCACGTAGTCGTAGCGGCGCCCGTCGCCGGTCACCCCCACCGACTTCACCGGCAGGAAAACGCAGAAGGCCTGGGAAACCTTGTCGTAGAGGTCGTGGCGGCGCAGCTCCTCGATGAAGATGTGATCCGCCAGCCGCAGGGTGTCGGCGTACGCCTTCTCCACCTCGCCCAGGATCCGCACCCCCAGCCCCGGGCCCGGGAACGGGTGGCGGTAGACCATGTCGTAGGGCAGGCCGAGCTCCACGCCGATCTTGCGCACCTCGTCCTTGAACAGCTCGCGCAGCGGCTCCACCAGCCCCAGCTTCATGTGCTCGGGCAGCCCGCCCACGTTGTGGTGGGACTTGATCACCTTGGCCTTGCCGGTCTTGGAGCCGGCCGACTCGATGACGTCGGGGTAGATGGTGCCCTGGGCCAGCCACTTCACGTTGGCGAGCTTTTCGCTCTCGGCCTCGAACACCTCGATGAAGGTGTTGCCGATGATCTTGCGCTTCCGCTCCGGGTCGCTGACCCCGGCCAGCTTGCCCAGGAACAGATCCTCGGCGTCGACCCGGATCACCTTCACGCCCATGTGCTCGGCGAAGGTGGCCATCACCTGGTCGCCCTCCTGGTGGCGCAGCAGGCCGTTGTCCACGAACACGCAGGTGAGCTGGTCGCCGATGGCCCGGTGCAGCAGCGCCGCCACCACCGAGGAGTCCACCCCGCCGGAGAGCCCCAGCAGCACCTCGTCGCCGCCCACCTGCTCGCGCACCGAGGCGACGGTGTCCTCGATGATGTTGTCCGGCGTCCACAGGGCCTCGCAGCCGCAGATGTCGTGGATGAAGCGGGAGAGAATCCGCGCCCCCTGGCGGGTGTGGGTCACCTCGGGATGGAACTGCACCCCGTAGTAGCCGCGCTCGTCGTCGGCCATGCCGGCCAGCGGCGCGTTGTCGGTCTCGGCGATCACCCTGAAGCCGGGCGGCATCTCGATGACCCGGTCACCGTGGCTCATCCACACGTCCAGCAGGCCGTAGCCCTCGGGCGTGGTGTGGTCCTCGATATCCTTCAGCAGCCGCGAGTGGCCGCGGGCGCGCACCTGGGCGTAGCCGTACTCGTGGTGGCTGGAGGTCTCCACCCGCCCGCCGAGCTGGTGGGCCATGGTCTGCATGCCGTAGCAGATGCCGAGCACCGGCACGCCCAGTCCGAACACCGCCTCCGGCGCCCGCGGCGTCTCCTCGGCGGTGACCGACTCCGGCCCGCCGGAGAGGATCACGCCCCGGGGAGCGAACTCGCGGATGGCCGCGTCGTCCATGTCCCAGGGGTGGATCTCGCAGTAGACCCCCGCCTCGCGCACCCGCCGGGCAATCAGCTGGGTGTACTGGGAACCGAAGTCGAGGATCAGGATCCGGTGCTGGTGGATGTCGGTGCTCATGCGCGGGTTCCGGGTCGGGTCAGTCGATACGGTAATTGGGTGCTTCCTTGGTGATGGTCACGTCATGGACGTGGCTCTCACGGACCCCGGCGTTGGTGATGCGCACGAAACCGGGCTTGGTACGCATCTCGGTGATGTTGTTGCAGCCGGTGTAGCCCATGCTGGCGCGCAGCCCGCCGGTAAGCTGGTGGACGATGGCCAGCACCGTGCCCTTGTAGGGCACCCGGCCCTCGATGCCCTCTGGCACCAGCTTCTCGATGCCCGCGGAGGCATCCTGGAAGTAACGGTCGCTGGAGCCCTGGGTCTGGGCCATCGCCCCCAGGGAGCCCATGCCGCGGTAGGACTTGTAGGAGCGGCCCTGGAACAGCTCCACCTCGCCCGGCGCCTCGTCGGTGCCGGCGAACAGGCCGCCGAGCATCACCGAGTAGCCGCCCGCGGCGATGGCCTTGGCGAAATCGCCGGAGTAACGGATGCCGCCGTCGGCGATGAGCGGCACACCGGTGCCCTCGAGCGCCTCGGCCACGTTGGCCACGGCGGTGATCTGGGGCACGCCCACGCCGGCCACCACGCGGGTGGTGCAGATGGAGCCGGGGCCGATGCCCACCTTCACCGCGTCGGCGCCGGCGGCCACCAGGTCGCGGGCCGCCTCGCCGGTGGCGATGTTGCCGCCGATGACCTGCAGGTCGGGAAACTGCTGCTTGATCCAGGTCACGCGGTTCAGCACGCCCTGGGAATGGCCGTGGGCGGTGTCCACCACCAGTACGTCGACGCCGGCCTCCACCAGCGCCCGCACCCGGTCCTCGGTGTCGCCGCCGGTGCCCACAGCCGCGCCGACGCGGAGACTGCCCTGATCGTCCTTGCAGGCGTAGGGCTTGTCGGTGGCCTTCTGGATGTCCTTGACGGTAATCATGCCGCGCAGCTGGAAGTTGCCGTTGATCACCAGCACCTTCTCGATGCGGTGCTTGTGCAGCAGCGTCATCACCTCCTCGCGGCTGGCGCCCTCGCGTACCGTGATCAGGCGCTCCTTCGGAGTCATGATGGTGGAGACCGGGGCATCCAGCCGGTTCTCGAAGCGCAGATCGCGGTGGGTGACGATGCCCACCAGGTCTTCGCCGTCCACCACCGGCACGCCGGAAATCTGGTAGGAGCGGGTCAGCTCCAGGACCTCGCGGATGCTGGTGTCGGGCGGCACGGTGATGGGATCGATGATCACCCCGCTTTCATACTTCTTGACCAGCCGCACCTGGCGTGCCTGCTCGTCGATGGTCATGTTCTTGTGGATGATGCCGATACCGCCCTCCTGGGCCATGGCGATGGCCATGCGATGCTCGGTCACCGTGTCCATGGCGGCGGAGATGAGCGGCAGATTCAGGCGGATACCACGGGTCAGCTGCGTGGACAGGTCCACTTCCTTGGGCATCACCGTGGAGTGGGCCGGCGCCAGCAGTACGTCGTCGAAGGTAAGTGCTTCCTGGAGAATGCGCATGGAGGGATACCGTCTGGAGGGTGAAAAAATCAAGCTGTGAATTATAAGCCTTGCTGATGAGCCGGTAAACCGCCGGACACGTCCCGGTGACCGCCGTCGGTTGACATACCCGCGGGGACTCGTTAAATACGAGAGCATCTGCCAAGATGCAGACGTGGCGTGCCCAACGCGCCGAATTGCCGGCATTGCCTCCCACCAGCAACCGCCGGCCCAGAAAAACATATAACGATAACAATACGCCCGACACCAGATAGGAGGAGTCATGCAGATCAAAGCCCTGTTCGGGAGCCTGTTCCTGAGCGTCGCCCTCGTGAGCGGCTGCAGTTCCGCCGGCGGCAAGGCACAGGCCGCGGCCCCGGCCGCCAAGCCCGATGCCAGCTATACCCAATCCGACTTCGACCAGGCCCTGGCCGCCGCCGAGGAAGCCCGCGCCAAGGCCGACTCCGTGGGTGGGGAGTGGCGCGACACCCGCCTCATCCTCAAGGAGGCTCAGGAACTCGCGGCCAAGGGCGAGTTCGCCCAGGCCACCAAGCTGGCCGGCACCGCCCGCATGCAGTCCGAGCTCGGCTATCAGCAGGCCGTGTCCCAGGCCGACGCCGGGCCGCGCTTCGGACCCACCGGCAGCGAGACCATGACCCTGAAGAGCGAGTTCGACCGGGCCATGGCCGCCGCCCGCGCGGGCCAGAAGAAGGCCCAGTCGGTGGACAGCGAGTGGCGTGACACCGGCGCCATGATGAAGGAGGCCGAACAGCTGGCGGGCGAGGGCAAGTACGAGGAAGCCATCGCCCTGGCCAAGCAGGCCGCCCAGCAGAGCGCCATGGCCTACTATCAGGGCAGCTCGCAGCAGAACGCCGGCCCCCGCTTCTGAGCCTGGCGGCAGCTCGCAACTGACCGACGGCCCGGCATGTCCGGGCCGTCTCTTTTCCGGGGTACCGCTCCGCGGCCGGGTGCCGGCGCGACCCGACCCCTCGTCTGGCGCGGCCAGCCGATCGCGGCGATCCCGAATGCGCAGTCGCTCACGCTTCGGTAGACTCACACTCCATGATCCCCACCGAATCCAGCCCGCCCGAGCGCATCGTCTACAGTGTCAGCCGGCTCCTGCAGGAGGTCAGACAGCACCTCGAGACCGGCTTTCCGCTCCTGTGGCTCGAGGGCGAAATCTCCAACTTCGCCCGCCCCGCCTCCGGTCACTTCTACTTCACCCTCAAGGACGAAGCGGCGCAGGTGCGCTGCGCCATGTTCCGCAACCGCAACCAGCTGCTGCGGTTCCAGCCCCGCAACGGGCTGCGCATCCTGGTCCGGGCGCGGGTCAGCCTCTACGAGGCCCGGGGCGAGTTCCAGCTCATCATCGAGCACATGGAGGAGGCCGGTGCCGGCGCCCTGCGCCAGGCCTTCGAGGCGCTCAAGGCCAGGCTGGCCGCCGAGGGGCTGTTCGACGCCGCGGACCGACGCCCGTTGCCGTCTCTGCCGCGCCGGCTTGGTGTCATCACCTCGCCCACCGGCGCGGCGATCCGCGACATCCTGAGCGTGCTGGCCCGCCGCTTCCCCGCCCTGCCGGTACTCATCTACCCGGTCCCGGTGCAGGGCGAGGCGGCGGCGCCCGCCATCGTGGAGACACTGCGCCTGGCCGGCGAACGGCAGGAGTGCGATGTGCTCATCCTGGCCCGGGGCGGCGGCTCCCTGGAGGATCTGCAACCCTTCAACGAGGAGAGCGTCGCCCGGGCGATCCGCGCCTGCCCCATCCCCGTGGTTTCCGGGGTGGGGCACGAGGTGGACATCACCATTGCCGATTTCGCCGCCGACCGCAGGGCGCCGACCCCCTCGGCCGCCGCCGAGCTGGTGGTTCCCGACCGGGCCGAGTGGCTCGCCCGCCTGGCGGCGACGGAACGGCGCCTGGGCCGGGTCGCCCATGCCGCGCTGGTCCGGCGCCGGGAGCGGGTGGAGTGGCTGCGCCAGCGGCTGCGGCACCCGGGACAGCGGCTCATCGCCCTGGCGCAGCGGCTGGATGAACTGGAACAGAGAATGGGCCGCGCCCAGGGCCACCTCCTCCAGCGCCGGTCCGCCCGCCTGGCCGAGCTCTCCGCCCACCTGCGCCGGCACGCGCCCCTGCACCGCCTGCACCAGCTCCAGCAGCAGCGCAGCAACCTAATCCTGCGCCTGGAACACGCCTACGCCAACGCCCTCGCCCGGCGCCGGGAGCAACTCGCCGCCCTCGCCCGTGGCCTGCACACCATCAGCCCGCTGGCCACCCTGGAGCGCGGCTACGCCATCGCCACCCGCGCCGACACCGGCGAGATCCTCCGCGATGCCCGCCAGGCGCCGCCGGGCACCATCGTGGAAACCCGCCTGGCTCGTGGCCGGCTGCGGAGCCGGGTGGAGGCTTCGTTGGAAGGGGAAAAAGAAGAATAGACAGGATTTACAGGATTGACGGGATGTTCGTATCAGGTTTTATGTTTTTGGTATTAAGGGGGCCCGGGTGTTGGGGAGCCTGTGCAGACACTCTCCCCGCGAGGTTGACTGGGGCGGAAGCACTCACTTCGTGGCGGCTCTGTTTTTAAGCCAATCTGCGTAATCTGCGGACAAACAGATATCCTTTTTTATCCTGTCAATCCTGTAAATCCTGTCTATTCAAACCAAGCTACTGCAGCGCCTTGGGCAGCGGGAAGACGACGCTCTCGCGGCGGCCGGGGTCTTCCTCCACGGTCTCGGCACCCCAGTGGCGGAGGTGTTCGATGACCCCCTCCACCAGGACCTCCGGGGCGGAGGCGCCGGCGGTGACACCCACCGCCTCGCACCCCTCCAGCCACTCGCGGCGGATCTCCCCGGCGTTGTCCACCAGATAGGCGGGGGTGCCGCGGTTTTCGGCCAGCTCGCGCAGGCGGTTGGAGTTGGAGCTGTTGGGCGAGCCCACCACCAGGATGACGTCACAGCGCCCGGCCAGTTCCTTCACCGCATCCTGGCGGTTCTGGGTGGCGTAGCAGATGTCGTCGTTCTTCGGACCCCGGATGCGGGGAAAACGGGCGCGCAGGGCATCGATGACCCGGGCGGCATCGTCCATCGAGAGGGTGGTCTGGGTGACGAAGGCGAGGTCCTCGGGGTTGCGCACTTCCAGCCGCTCCACGTCCCCGGGCGTCTCCACCAGGTACATGCCGCCGGGGCGATCGTACTGGCCCAGGGTGCCCTCCACCTCCGGGTGGCCGGCATGACCGATGAGCACGCACTCCCGGCCGGCCACGGCGTGGCGCGCCACCTCCAGGTGCACCTTGGTCACCAGCGGGCAGGTGGCATCGAAGACCCGCAGGCCCCGTCCCTTCGCCTCCTCCTGCACGGTCTGGGGCACGCCATGGGCGCTGAAGATGACGATGGCATCCCCCGGCACTTCCTCGAGCTCGTCCACGAACACCGCCCCCCGGCTGCGCAGGCCATCCACCACGAAGCGGTTGTGCACCACCTCGTGGCGCACATAGATGGGCGGCCCGAACACCTCCAGGGCCCGCTCGACAATGGCGATGGCCCGGTCGACACCGGCGCAGAAGCCGCGGGGATTGGCGAGGATGACTTTCATGCGTGAGTGCGTGAGTGCGTGAGTGCGTGAGTGCGTGAGTGCGTGAGTGCGTGAGTGCGGGCGATGATGCCGTTTCCGGTCACCCATCACCAGGAACGGGCGTGGGACTGGTTTCACTGATCCCGGGAGGCCGCCCTATCCCCGTCCCTTCTTCCCTGCCCCCCCGATGATACCCGACAAATTCGCTCACCTACAGGCCCCTGGTATCCCCTCACTCCGGGCAGGCAACCTCCAGCACTTCCACCTCGAAGCGGAGCTGGTGGCCCGCCAGGGGGTGGCTGAAGTCCACCACGATCTGGTCCCCCTCCACCGACTGCACCACGCCGGCCAGCTCTTCGCCGGAGGGGGTGGTGAAGCCGACCACGAGGCCGGGCTCGGGGTCCATCTCCCCCGGAAACCCGGACCGCGCCAGGGTGTGCAGGTTGTCCGGATCGGGATAGCCGTAGCCCTCGCCCGGGCCGATCTCGAACGCCCGGGTCTCCCCCGACCGCAAGCCCTCGAGCGTCCGCTCGATACCTTCCACCAGGGTTCCGTCGCCCACTGTGAACTCCAGCGGCTCGCCGCCGAAGCTGCTCTCCACCAGTGTGCCGTCCTCCAGGTGGATGGCGAAGTGCATCACCACCCGGCACCCGGAACGGATACCTTCGCCCTTCTCGGTCATCTCGACTCCTGATTTTCTAATAGACAGGATTTACAGGAAAAAAAGAAAAATACCTGTTTGTCCGCAGATTACGCCGATTACGCAGATTGGTTGAATACAGAGCCGCCGCGAAGTGAATGCCTCCGTCTCCGCCAACCTCGTGGGGAGTGCGTCTGCACAGACTCCCCCAACACCCGCCTCCTTAATACCCAATACCTAAACCTGATAAAAACATCCTGTTAATCCCGTCAATCCTGTCTATTCGTCTTTTCGTCTGCCGCCCGGCGGCCGCCGAAGAGCCCTTCCCACACCAGCAGGGCCGCCCCCACGGTGATGGCGCTGTCGGCGAGGTTGAAGGCCGGCCAGTGCCAGTCGGCCACGTAGATGTCGATGAAGTCCACCACGTAGCCGTAGACGAGGCGGTCCCAGAGGTTGCCGATGGCGCCGCCGATGACCAGCGCCAGGCCCGCGGCGCTGAGCACCTCGGCGCGGGTCAGCCGCCGCAGCCAGAAGGTCAGCGCGACGCTCAGCGCCAGGGCCAGCAGGCTCAGCCCCCAGCGCTGCCAGCCGCCGGCATTGCTGAGGAAGCTGAACGCTGCGCCGGTGTTGAACATCAGGGTGAGGTTGAAGCCCGGCACCAGCGGCACCGCCTCGTAGGGCGCCAGGCGTTCGAGGGCGAGCCACTTGCTCGCCTGGTCCAGGGCGACGAGCAGCGTCGAGAGCCAGAGCCAGCGCAGCACCTTGGCGCCTCAGGCGAAGCGGCGCTGTTCGCCGGCGCCGGCCACGTTCTCCACGCAGCGGCCGCACAGCTCCGGGTGGTCCGCGTTCGTCCCCACGTCGGCGCGGCGGTGCCAGCAGCGTACGCACTTCTCGTGCCCGCTGCGCCGGGCGAGAATCCAGAGACCCTCGACCTCGCCCGCGGCCACCGCTTCACCGGCACGCTGCGCTGCCGGCTGCACCCGGGCCTCCGAGGTGATGAGCACGAAGCGCAGCTCCTCGCCCAGCTGTTCCAGCTCGCCGGCCAGCGACCCATCGGCATACAGCGTCACCTCGGCGTCCAGCCCGGAGCCGATGGCGCCCTCGTTGCGCAGCCGCTCCAGCTCCTTGTTCACCGCGTCGCGGATCCCCTCCATCCGCTCCCAGAAGTCGCGCCCCAGCACGGTCGCCTCCTCCAGCGGATAGAGCCCTTCGTACCAGGTGGCCAGGAACACCGACTCCTCGCGCGCGCCGGGGATG
Above is a genomic segment from Thioalbus denitrificans containing:
- the ispH gene encoding 4-hydroxy-3-methylbut-2-enyl diphosphate reductase; its protein translation is MKVILANPRGFCAGVDRAIAIVERALEVFGPPIYVRHEVVHNRFVVDGLRSRGAVFVDELEEVPGDAIVIFSAHGVPQTVQEEAKGRGLRVFDATCPLVTKVHLEVARHAVAGRECVLIGHAGHPEVEGTLGQYDRPGGMYLVETPGDVERLEVRNPEDLAFVTQTTLSMDDAARVIDALRARFPRIRGPKNDDICYATQNRQDAVKELAGRCDVILVVGSPNSSNSNRLRELAENRGTPAYLVDNAGEIRREWLEGCEAVGVTAGASAPEVLVEGVIEHLRHWGAETVEEDPGRRESVVFPLPKALQ
- the tadA gene encoding tRNA adenosine(34) deaminase TadA, encoding MTGYDDEHWMRRALALAREAEAAGEVPVGALVVLDGEVIGEGWNRPIRSHDPTAHAEIVALRDAAARVGNYRLTGAALYVTLEPCLMCAGAMVHARIRRLVFGAADPRAGAAGTVFEVLESPALNHRVEVAGGVLAMDCGEQLRAFFRARR
- the guaB gene encoding IMP dehydrogenase — translated: MRILQEALTFDDVLLAPAHSTVMPKEVDLSTQLTRGIRLNLPLISAAMDTVTEHRMAIAMAQEGGIGIIHKNMTIDEQARQVRLVKKYESGVIIDPITVPPDTSIREVLELTRSYQISGVPVVDGEDLVGIVTHRDLRFENRLDAPVSTIMTPKERLITVREGASREEVMTLLHKHRIEKVLVINGNFQLRGMITVKDIQKATDKPYACKDDQGSLRVGAAVGTGGDTEDRVRALVEAGVDVLVVDTAHGHSQGVLNRVTWIKQQFPDLQVIGGNIATGEAARDLVAAGADAVKVGIGPGSICTTRVVAGVGVPQITAVANVAEALEGTGVPLIADGGIRYSGDFAKAIAAGGYSVMLGGLFAGTDEAPGEVELFQGRSYKSYRGMGSLGAMAQTQGSSDRYFQDASAGIEKLVPEGIEGRVPYKGTVLAIVHQLTGGLRASMGYTGCNNITEMRTKPGFVRITNAGVRESHVHDVTITKEAPNYRID
- a CDS encoding FKBP-type peptidyl-prolyl cis-trans isomerase, with the protein product MTEKGEGIRSGCRVVMHFAIHLEDGTLVESSFGGEPLEFTVGDGTLVEGIERTLEGLRSGETRAFEIGPGEGYGYPDPDNLHTLARSGFPGEMDPEPGLVVGFTTPSGEELAGVVQSVEGDQIVVDFSHPLAGHQLRFEVEVLEVACPE
- the xseA gene encoding exodeoxyribonuclease VII large subunit — protein: MIPTESSPPERIVYSVSRLLQEVRQHLETGFPLLWLEGEISNFARPASGHFYFTLKDEAAQVRCAMFRNRNQLLRFQPRNGLRILVRARVSLYEARGEFQLIIEHMEEAGAGALRQAFEALKARLAAEGLFDAADRRPLPSLPRRLGVITSPTGAAIRDILSVLARRFPALPVLIYPVPVQGEAAAPAIVETLRLAGERQECDVLILARGGGSLEDLQPFNEESVARAIRACPIPVVSGVGHEVDITIADFAADRRAPTPSAAAELVVPDRAEWLARLAATERRLGRVAHAALVRRRERVEWLRQRLRHPGQRLIALAQRLDELEQRMGRAQGHLLQRRSARLAELSAHLRRHAPLHRLHQLQQQRSNLILRLEHAYANALARRREQLAALARGLHTISPLATLERGYAIATRADTGEILRDARQAPPGTIVETRLARGRLRSRVEASLEGEKEE
- the lspA gene encoding signal peptidase II, whose product is MLRWLWLSTLLVALDQASKWLALERLAPYEAVPLVPGFNLTLMFNTGAAFSFLSNAGGWQRWGLSLLALALSVALTFWLRRLTRAEVLSAAGLALVIGGAIGNLWDRLVYGYVVDFIDIYVADWHWPAFNLADSAITVGAALLVWEGLFGGRRAADEKTNRQD
- the guaA gene encoding glutamine-hydrolyzing GMP synthase, with the translated sequence MSTDIHQHRILILDFGSQYTQLIARRVREAGVYCEIHPWDMDDAAIREFAPRGVILSGGPESVTAEETPRAPEAVFGLGVPVLGICYGMQTMAHQLGGRVETSSHHEYGYAQVRARGHSRLLKDIEDHTTPEGYGLLDVWMSHGDRVIEMPPGFRVIAETDNAPLAGMADDERGYYGVQFHPEVTHTRQGARILSRFIHDICGCEALWTPDNIIEDTVASVREQVGGDEVLLGLSGGVDSSVVAALLHRAIGDQLTCVFVDNGLLRHQEGDQVMATFAEHMGVKVIRVDAEDLFLGKLAGVSDPERKRKIIGNTFIEVFEAESEKLANVKWLAQGTIYPDVIESAGSKTGKAKVIKSHHNVGGLPEHMKLGLVEPLRELFKDEVRKIGVELGLPYDMVYRHPFPGPGLGVRILGEVEKAYADTLRLADHIFIEELRRHDLYDKVSQAFCVFLPVKSVGVTGDGRRYDYVVAMRAVETIDFMTARWAHLPYEFLDHVSRRIVNEVPRISRVVYDVTGKPPGTIEWE